The nucleotide sequence TTCGGAAATCTCCTTGGTAATGGCGGCCTGCCGGGCCCGGTTGTAGTTCAAGGTTAACTTGGCGATCATTTCCTTGGCGTTGTCGGTTGCTGAACCCATAGCAGTCATCCGGGCACCATGTTCTGAAGCCTTGGCTTCCAGCATGGCCCTGAACATGGTGGTATTGAGATACTTGGGCAACAAGGCCGACAGCACGGTTTCCGCATTGGGCTCGTAAATATAGTCGACTTTGGCTCCTTCTTCCGCCGGGGCCTCCACAGGCAAGAGCTTGATGGTTTTCGGTCTCTGGGTCAGAGCGGAGAAAAACTCAGTATAGACGACATAAACTTCATCAAATTCCCCTTTAAGATATAAGTCCACAATGGTCTCCGCAATCAGCTTGGCATCCTGATAGCGAGCCTCTTCCCCCAGACCGGTAAACTCTGCAATGATGGGCACACCAATACGGCGGAAAAAGTCGCGGCCCTTGCGGCCCACGCAAATCAGACTGACATCATTGAAAGCACTGATTTCACTCCGCACTTTCCGGATGATATTGGCATTATATCCACCACACAGACCGCGGTCAGCGGTAACCACCACAAAAGCCACTTTCTTTACTTCCCGTTTTACCATCAGGGGATGGGTGGAGTCCAGAGCCGCGCCGGCCAACCGGCTCAAGGTGCCAGCCAGTTCCCTGGCATAAGGCCGGGCCTGAAACACTTTATCCTGGGCCTTGCGCAGCTTGGCTGCCGCCACCATCTTCATGGCCTTGGTGATCTGTTCTGTGTTCTTGATACTCTTGATGCGTCGTTTAATATCCCGCATGCTGGGCATTCCTGCTGTTCACCACCTTTTTCGTCCCATTCAGACCGGGACAGCTTAGAACATCTTCTTGAACTCGACAATGGCGGCTTTCAGTTTTTCTCTAATCTCATCAGTCAGAGTCTTTTGTTCGCGAATGGCCTCAACGATGTCCGCCTTCTGACTGTGCATGAACTTCAGGAATTCTTCTTCGAACTTCAGGACCCGGGAAGTTTCCACATCATCCAGGTAGCCATTGACGGCAGCGAAGATGGACATAACCTGGTCTTCAACGGCCATGGGCTTATACTGAGGCTGTTTCAACAGTTCAACCAGTTTTTCACCCCGCAGCAGCCGGGCCTGGGTGGCCTTATCCAGGTCAGAACCGAACTGAGCGAATGCAGCCAGCTCCCGGTACTGGGCCAGGTCCAGACGCAGAGTACCGGCAACCTGCTTCATCGCCTTGATCTGAGCGGCACCACCAACCCGTGATACAGAGAGACCGACGTTGATAGCCGGGCGGATACCAGCATAGAACAGGTCGGACTCCAGGAAGATCTGACCGTCAGTGATGGAAATAACGTTGGTCGGAATGTAGGCGGAAACGTCACCAGCCTGGGTTTCGATAATCGGCAGAGCGGTCAGGGAACCGCCACCCAGTTCATCATTCAGTTTAGCAGCCCGCTCCAGCAAACGGGAATGCAGGTAGAAAACATCACCCGGATAAGCTTCCCGGCCGGGAGGACGGCGCAGCAAGAGGGACAATTCCCGGTAAGCCACAGCTTGCTTGGACAGGTCATCATAGACGATTAACACATGCTTGCCCTGCTCCATAAACTCTTCACCCATAGCGCAGCCGGCATAGGGAGCAATGTAGAGCATCGGTGCAGGTTCAGAAGCGGTAGCAGCCACAACGATGGTGTAATCCATAGCACCGTGATCTTCCAGTGTCTTGACCACGTTGGCTACAGTGGAAGCTTTTTGTCCAATAGCCACATATATACAGATTACATCGGTATTCTTCTGGTTAATAATAGTATCGATAGCAACAGCAGTTTTACCGGTCTGGCGGTCACCGATGATCAGCTCCCGCTGGCCCCGACCGATGGGGACCATACTATCAATAGCCTTCAAACCGGTTTGCAGAGGCTGATGCACTGATTTACGGGTAATAACACCAGGTGCTACCCGTTCAACTGGACGATAGCGGTCGGTGACAATGGGGCCTTTGCCATCGATCGGCTGACCCATAGCATTGACCACCCGACCAATCAAGGCTTCCCCTACCGGTACTTCAACGATACGACCGGTACGCTTAACGGTATCGCCTTCTTTAATACCAGTGTAAGGACCGAGAATAACGCAACCGATATTATCCTCTTCCAGGTTGAGGGCCATGCCGTAAATGCCGCCTGGGAATTCCAGCAGCTCACCGGCCATACATTCTTCCAGACCATAAACCCGGGCAATACCGTCACCTACCTGAATAACCGTACCCACATCGGTTACGGCCACATCGGTGCGGTACTGTTCAATCCGTTGTTTAATAATGGAACTGATTTCTTCCGGACGGATAGACATTGTACTCGCTCACCCCTAACTCTTCAACTTATGCTTGCAAAAGAGCTTCCCGGAGGAGCTCCAGCCGCTTGGTTACACTGCCATCGATTACCTTGTCCCCAATGCGTACCACCAGACCACCAATCAGAGCCGGGTCCACCTTGGTGGTAATCCGTACCTGCTTGCCGGTCAATTTGACCAGGCGGGCTTCCAGGGCAGTGAGGTCGGACTGGGACAGCTCCCTGGCCGAGGTAACTTCCACATCCACCAGATTGCGGGCTTCATTGGCCCGTTTCACATACTCATTGTAAATTTCCTTGAGATAGGCTTCCCGCCGCTTGTCCAGTACCACCTTCAGGAAATCCAGGGTCAGGTCGGACACCCGGCCGCCGAAAACCTCATCAACGAGCTTCTTCTTTTCCGCCACAACCACCATCGGGTTGTCCAGGAAACGCTGCAATTCAGGATTCTCTTCCACCGTCTGTACTACCTGGGCCAGCTCCTGCTCCAGGCTGTCGATCAGCCCTTTTTCCAGAGCCAGGCTGAAAAAAGCGGCAGCATAGCGGCGGGCTACTGCCTTGTTTAGCATGGGAGATCCCCTACCTCATCGATGAATTCCTTGACCATTTTTTCATGGTCCTCGACGGTGATGGACTTGCCCACCACCTTGCCGGCCGCCAGCACCGCCAGGTTAGCCACTTCAGCCCGCAGCTGGGCAACAGCTTTGGCTTTTTCGCGAGCGATTTCTTCCTGGGCTGCTTTCAGGGCCTTATCGGCTTCAGCCCTGGCATTGCGCACCAGCTCTTCCCGCATTTCCTCGCCCATGCGCTCAGCCCGGGCGATGATTTCCTGGGATTCCTTCTTGGCCTGAGCCAGTTGTTCAGCATATTCCTGCTTAATCCGTTCGGCTTCGGCCCTTGCCTGCTCAGCCTGTTGCATGGATTCAGAAATGGTTTTCTTTCTTTCCTCCAGCATTTGCAACATCGGTTTATAGAGTAATTTATTTAAAATGGCTAAGAGGACAAAAAAGTTGATAAACGACCAGACAAAGGTCGAGAGATTAAATTCCATTAGCCAATTGCCTCCTTTCAGTGAGGGTCAAGGTACCATTGCAGGCGGAAGGAGGTTAGACCTCCCCCGCCTGCTGAATGTTCTCGCCTTACATTTTGCCAGTAACCAGCATTAGTGCTACTACCAGACCATAGATGGTCAGAGTTTCCATAAATGCCAAGGCGATGAACAACAGGGTCCGGACAGTGCCGGTGACTTCAGGCTGACGAGCGATGGATTCAAAAGCTTTGCCAGCAGCGATACCTTGACCAATACCAGCGCCAACAGCTGCAATACCAACAGCCAGACCAGCGCCGATAGCAATCAGACCTGCTACCATTCCGTTTCCCCCCTTTCCAAGGTGGCTACAAAATTGTATGGAATTATGATTAAGGGATCAGTACGCCAGGATAGTTCGGTTGTTTATAGGCTTCGTCTGGCTGCGTTGCCGACTGCGTCGAGGTCCTCGACGTACCTCCAGTACGCCTCCGGCCTCTCCGCTGTTGGCACCTTGCCATACTCGCTTCTAAACAGCCTCATTGGTTTATAGGCTTAGGATTACTGCCCAAAGTTCGAACCTCGAACCTCGAACTTCGAACCTCGTTAGTGGTGCTTCTCGGTAGCACCACCGATGTAGCTGGCAGCCAGCAGGGTAAAGACGAAAGCCTGGATAGCCCCTGTCAAAACCCCTAAAAGCTGCATCGGCACGGGAACAATGGCGGGAGCCAAAGCCAGCAAAGTACCTACTACCAGCTCGTGCCCGAAAATATTCCCGTAAAGACGCATGGCCAGCGAGACCGGGCGGACGATTTCTTCGACAATATTCAGTGGCAGCATAAAGGCCATGGGCTGAACAAAATGTTTGAAATAACCGATTCCATGGGTCATCATCCCGAAAATATGGGTAGAAAAGAAAACAATGATTGCCAGAGCCGCCGTGGTACTCAAGGTAGCTGTCGGCGGAATATAGGGCCCTTCATGGCCGGACAGCGGCAACAGCCCCACATAGTTCGAGGTTAGGATAAACAGGAAGAATGTGCACAGGAGCGGAAAATAGCGTTTTACCCGTTCCGGGCCCAGCATGCCCTCAAAGAAGTTGTACAACCCTTCTACAAACAGCTCCAGCACATTCTGCAGACCTGATGGTTGTTTTTGCATGTTCCTGGTCCCTAACCAGCTGATCAGGCCCAGTAACGCAATAACTCCCCAGGCTGTTACTGTGTACTTGGTTACTTCCAGGGGGCCGATGTGAAAAAGAGCTTCAGCACTACCGAACATCCTCATCCACCTCCTTTTTCCTGATATTTCTTACCTCTCTAAAATTGAAAAAGAGCAAAGGCTTTAGAGCTGCCAGCCCCAGCAAAAAGGCTATCCCAGCCTTGCGACCTCCTGCAGATATCACTCCATAGGTCACCGCTC is from Carboxydocella sporoproducens DSM 16521 and encodes:
- the atpG gene encoding ATP synthase F1 subunit gamma; this encodes MPSMRDIKRRIKSIKNTEQITKAMKMVAAAKLRKAQDKVFQARPYARELAGTLSRLAGAALDSTHPLMVKREVKKVAFVVVTADRGLCGGYNANIIRKVRSEISAFNDVSLICVGRKGRDFFRRIGVPIIAEFTGLGEEARYQDAKLIAETIVDLYLKGEFDEVYVVYTEFFSALTQRPKTIKLLPVEAPAEEGAKVDYIYEPNAETVLSALLPKYLNTTMFRAMLEAKASEHGARMTAMGSATDNAKEMIAKLTLNYNRARQAAITKEISEIVGGAAALE
- the atpF gene encoding F0F1 ATP synthase subunit B, with amino-acid sequence MEFNLSTFVWSFINFFVLLAILNKLLYKPMLQMLEERKKTISESMQQAEQARAEAERIKQEYAEQLAQAKKESQEIIARAERMGEEMREELVRNARAEADKALKAAQEEIAREKAKAVAQLRAEVANLAVLAAGKVVGKSITVEDHEKMVKEFIDEVGDLPC
- the atpE gene encoding ATP synthase F0 subunit C, yielding MVAGLIAIGAGLAVGIAAVGAGIGQGIAAGKAFESIARQPEVTGTVRTLLFIALAFMETLTIYGLVVALMLVTGKM
- a CDS encoding F0F1 ATP synthase subunit delta, giving the protein MLNKAVARRYAAAFFSLALEKGLIDSLEQELAQVVQTVEENPELQRFLDNPMVVVAEKKKLVDEVFGGRVSDLTLDFLKVVLDKRREAYLKEIYNEYVKRANEARNLVDVEVTSARELSQSDLTALEARLVKLTGKQVRITTKVDPALIGGLVVRIGDKVIDGSVTKRLELLREALLQA
- the atpA gene encoding F0F1 ATP synthase subunit alpha, with protein sequence MSIRPEEISSIIKQRIEQYRTDVAVTDVGTVIQVGDGIARVYGLEECMAGELLEFPGGIYGMALNLEEDNIGCVILGPYTGIKEGDTVKRTGRIVEVPVGEALIGRVVNAMGQPIDGKGPIVTDRYRPVERVAPGVITRKSVHQPLQTGLKAIDSMVPIGRGQRELIIGDRQTGKTAVAIDTIINQKNTDVICIYVAIGQKASTVANVVKTLEDHGAMDYTIVVAATASEPAPMLYIAPYAGCAMGEEFMEQGKHVLIVYDDLSKQAVAYRELSLLLRRPPGREAYPGDVFYLHSRLLERAAKLNDELGGGSLTALPIIETQAGDVSAYIPTNVISITDGQIFLESDLFYAGIRPAINVGLSVSRVGGAAQIKAMKQVAGTLRLDLAQYRELAAFAQFGSDLDKATQARLLRGEKLVELLKQPQYKPMAVEDQVMSIFAAVNGYLDDVETSRVLKFEEEFLKFMHSQKADIVEAIREQKTLTDEIREKLKAAIVEFKKMF
- the atpB gene encoding F0F1 ATP synthase subunit A, with the translated sequence MFGSAEALFHIGPLEVTKYTVTAWGVIALLGLISWLGTRNMQKQPSGLQNVLELFVEGLYNFFEGMLGPERVKRYFPLLCTFFLFILTSNYVGLLPLSGHEGPYIPPTATLSTTAALAIIVFFSTHIFGMMTHGIGYFKHFVQPMAFMLPLNIVEEIVRPVSLAMRLYGNIFGHELVVGTLLALAPAIVPVPMQLLGVLTGAIQAFVFTLLAASYIGGATEKHH